Within the Helicoverpa armigera isolate CAAS_96S chromosome 8, ASM3070526v1, whole genome shotgun sequence genome, the region ACAGCAATAAACgtatattatatttctattataGGCAGTAAATACACTACACTGGCCTATAGATTGTTTCTCGTTTGGATATTTGCCCAACGCTTTTTTAAATCGATATTCAGACCACGAAATACTTATTACAACCACGAAGTTTGTTCCACAAGTATTTAATCTAACTCGAACAAAAAGCCCCTATACACATTCATACTACTTCCTGGTTTTTATCCTTTGAATTAAAGATCTCCATTCATGGTCCGACTCTAGCATCCAATTTAATCTCGACAAgtgatttaaatgtaatttgatATTTGAACATAATAACAGTATAACATGTTTAATATAATTACGGATATCTGCTTTAATTTGCTTCTATTTATGAACATACTAATTTTGATCAATCTCAAAATTGGTATTGTTAAGCTTAAATTGATTGGGTTTTAGCTTTTATAGCCAACGAGGagatgttttatattatttctcacgATATGTAATATGCAGCCCATTTGTGAAAGTATGTAATCACTATATCaacaaataactaaataataagttactattaagtaatctgtgcttaTGTATGTTCTTattctataatttttttaatgaggtTGTGTAAAGCATCAACAAAATTCCAATTAACGAAACCCCTTTGACCAATTAAGtctaaaacaatttgatttcaCCCATTCATCCACTCCCTTAGAAAACCGAACTTTGAAGAGGTTAAGTAATTTACCGAACTTTTCTTTTCAGCCGGTGGGCATTTACCGGGGGAAGTACGAGTGGGCGAATGAGAACAGTCCAGTTGGGGGAGACTGCTCTCTATGGGTGCGTGCTGCAACACTGCAACTAGACGATGGACAGTGGCAGTGCCAAGTCACCGCCAGCAACTACGATGTGCAGGTAATAATTCCCTACAACAGTTTAACTTGGCCCGCTTGCCAACTTAGAACAAGGAATTTAAGGTGCAAAGAGACTTGGAATGTTGTTCCAAGACTTGACGATTCAAATTAAGGCGATGTCTTCCAGGTGTCGCAAGTAGTGTTTTTTATATCTGagcttagataaaaaaaaatgcattcgCAATTTCTGGACGCATATGAAATTGAGGaccttctaatttttttaatgtaaccGGCTTAATAAAAGGAGGATTAGCAATGTTTATGTGTTAATTTGTTTCATTCTGTTGAATCTGCTCTAAAGTTTAGCACTCATGTAGGTATACCAGATTAGTAATTACCTACTGTGTTTCGGCACCGGGTATTGGATTGTTGGTTTAGCCTTTTTTCACTATTTTGCTACGTGGTGCCGAATGCTTGTTACAAAACGAGATTTAACGAGTCTGTGTTTTGCTGAAATGGCTTAAAGGCCTAATTGCTCGATTGTTCACTAAACAAACACAATGACTGTGTTTGAAATTGATAGCTCTACAACCTTGCGTTAAGTAAAAATTGTGAAGAGGCCTAAAATAAGACTCTTAGAACTAACTTTCTTGAgtcaagttttataaaaaatccaGCCAAATAATAAAGTCTTATACACCTTCTCCAGGATGCCCTATCAAGTCCCCCAGCTGCATTAGCAGTGCGGGTACCTCCACAATCTCCTCGGATTCTCTTCAATGGGTCCCACGTGATGCCAGGACAGAACATCACCGTCCCAGCTGGGAATAGAGCCACGGTAGTCTGCGAGGCCAGATATGGCAACCCTCCGGCTTATATCGAGTGGTATTTGGGTAAGTATCAAttacaaaatagattttgaatgCCAATTTAGAAAGTAGATATGCtgaatatatcgggtgtgtcgttcataatcacattaaattctatcacatgtacttcatgattttctatagcgaattgtaaaaaaaataacataatccattcagtggtttagccacaagACTCATTTTtggttttcataatttacaacatcatgtgtaaagcagagataaagttaggagtaccgaatgttttgatctgttgacagctgtcagttttcaagggagaatttcagctgtttgtaatgactgacttctatatggtgttttaattttcgtacatttttattctatttactttgtttgaaaaatgcatttttttatttttacgtatttttctattttctttgtgttaatcgacatatattaaccagtatattaacgcatttcatttaatgtgattatgaacgacacacccgatataggcAGTAGGTAAGTTGTTCAATATACCAGAccatttacatatacatatgtttcTAGTGGAACTTTGACTATCGGACATGACGGATATAAAGCCAAATACGATAGATAGGATCCTCAATTACCTAATGGGAAATCTATGCACACATAATTCAACGAGAAACCCCATAGTTTATTTAGAGCCCCATGAAAATAAACAGTTTGTAAATGCCAAATAGTAATTTATCGATGTCGGCCAACTAATAGCAAGTACATACTGGTCTTTTAATCAATCTAAAGGGGTACAGCCCACGATTAAACGGATCCCttcatataaaattctaaatgtcATGTCATGTGTTTGATCTAAACCGACCTACAAAGCGCCATGCATTTTAGACGAAGCTTCGCTGTCAGGGATCGACATTGCATTAGCCTGCTTTTATAGACATTATTAATTGCTATTAGTTGCACTAGAGGCCTATTTTAAGGGGccttttgatgaaaattggcagAGTTACACGGAAAGGGCTGTAATGAGATAAAGTGAGCTctctgtaataaaattatgctgTAGGTAATTGAATTCTTCAATACCATTCGTATTTTAAAGTACCTAGTCTATTTGcatgtataataattttggcCCAAGTTTCCTAGCCATTTTCTAGCAGTTACCATTTCCTTCATTTGTTCATTTTTTTCGTTATTTGACCAAATCTTAGTTCGAAAACGATATTCTATGATGTTCGAAACTGCCCACATGTTCAATCAAgatatttgatcaaaataataatactgaatACCAACCtacaataaatgaaaatctataaataagtatttgtgtGATTCGTACAGCCAtaagtaaatattgttatcGTCTTCATAATCCATTAACTTCTAGCTTATCACGTGTGACATAATAGGTGGTCTGTAGCTTACACATTAACACATAGGCAGATTTGATTAATCGTGTTCACAGTAGCGTGCCGAACACTACTTTGTCAATTTGTCCACACTCTTACAACAGTTACCTTTACTCGCtttgatttacttatttttaaatgggccgtaagaaataatgggctttataagttatttttgtcgTCAGCTATAAATATGTCCTATAAGAAGTCACCTTTGAACTTATATCGCCCGTAATTCTTATAGTTTTTTAGCACTATTTCCTTATAAATAACAGTCATAATGAGCTTTAAATGAATCCTATCAAACAAGGAAAATGGATTTGATATGAACACGAAAATATCCTTgcattttatcataaaaataactaaattaattattgctaaagtatcaaaatattttttttttcagaaaaagaaCGCCTGACAGCATGGTCACAGACCAATGCTTCAGAAGTGGAAAGGCCACGGGTTTGGGCAGCTCGCTCCGTTTTAGAACTTGGAGCCACCAGGTCAGCCCATGGCCGACAGCTGGCCTGCAGAGCTCATCACCCTTCGTACCCCTCGCCGTATTACAGGGATTCTTATACGATGCTGGATGTTACATGTAAGTATGATTATAATACTctcttttctgtaaataatGCAGACTAGCTAGATTTCATCGGCGTCCCGTGGTAACATCTTTAAAACCTAGAAAAAACATAGCATTTGTCACCCGGAAATAGCCTAGCCTCtcaatagtttttgtttcaaatcggttaagtagtttcggGATCTACCCTAAAGAGTACGAAAAGTCTTAAAAGTCTTAAAAGTCTTAGTAAGATATGAAAGTATGGACTTACAGGACTTTACTTAACAACAGCACAGGCGTATTTACCAAACAACTTAGTGTTTATATCCTAATGTTTCTACGAGTGTAAACAGCATTATTTGAGTAGAATTATTTCTCCATTTCTTTCCATTTCTTCATTTATTGCTGAAGCAGTCAACGCTAGTTTAGATGTTTACTACCTCAAACTAGCTAAAACAAACGCTCTAGTAAAACAGGCTTCCAAAGTGAAATTCCTTGAGCAAACAGGCATCGCGCCAGTTTTTTGTAATTAGGTCCCTGAAGAAACAAGAATGTTTTCAAAGGACGTAAGTGTAGCTTGTAATCACATACAGTTTgttcgtttttattttctttatttcgaGAGCTCTGGCTCTCACAAAATAGAAACAATCAATAAGCAATTAGCAACCAGCATTGCTGTAGTAGAAAACAATTGGCATTCACAAATTGATCCTATGGAATCGTAAATAGGTTGGAAGCCCGGATCGAGtggtatttttctatttttcctTTTCTATTTGTAATTACGGTCTCTTCACACGTAATTTGTGGGTGTGGAGTAGATTACTATAGCGAAGAAAAGAGCTTTATCGAGGTACTATTGAACTGAGGATTGGTTGCATTGCATTTGGATAAGTGGTTTGCTGTTAGAAGTTGCCTTGTTTGTAGTTCTTGTTGTGCCCACTTGAAATAACAGTTGCATTGGCTTTCCAAGGGTAATTCAATTAATAGATTAATGTTTgaaaggttttaaaataatagaatgTTATTGATCTAGGACTATGTATCACTATATCTTGCGTTTTTTATCCAAAATGAACGTGAACAGATTGTAAAGGTCATATGAAATGTTACACTCTTCATTTCTATACTAGGTCAAAGAGCAAATCTAACGTAGCCGCATCTCCCCAGGACAGACAAAGTTCTCGTAAATATCAATCGTTGGCGACTTAAACGCCTTTCAGGTTAAACTTTACTGTCCCACGTCGTGATTTACTCGCCTCTGCATAGCTGCAAGACTTTTACTCGGAGATTGCAATTTATTGCGCTAATGTCTCGATGAAGAGGAACAAAACTTTTACATGGATGACATCGTGTCTTGGtctaaaaatacactttaaatCCATGATGCAAATGTTGCAAATGCTTTGATTTTAAGTGGTAATGTCGGTACAACGACAAACACTTCTTTtgcgaataaaaaaaatgtttgaaccaCAAGACATAAGATATATTTTGATACAgtaaatgtaggtaatattaatttgatttgtATCTTAAACTGACCGTACATCTCCTTTTCTTCCAGTCGTTCCAGTAGTTTCCATAATTGGAGGAGACGCAAGTACCCTGGCCAACTTAGAAGAGGGTTCCAGTGCTCTCACCCTAGAGTGCCGAGCTGATGGCAACCCCAGTCCTTACGTATGGTGGACTAAGAACGGACAAGTCATCGCTACCAATGGAGCGAAGCTGATCCTAGCTCCAGTATCTAGGAACCATTCTGGTAAGGAGTGTACAAAATCTAAGCTCTTGTAATATTTGGGGTCTACTGTATGTagctttctataaaaaaaaatcgtttgatTGCTTCCAGGTATTTACGGCTGTCAAGCAAGGAATTCTTTAGGGACATCAGACTCGGTGAAGATTGAAATTGATATAAAGTGTAAGTATACTTTTTAGTCTTCATTATCGTCCTTGATCTCCATAAATTTGAAATTCAAACTTTATAATACATTTTGATGTGTGTTTGTGTACATGGATTTTGATCCAGCCTTATACAAACTTTGATTCTTTATATTTCAGATCCTCCACGAGTGACCTGGGTGGGACCTGATACCGTGGTCGAAGCGAACCTCTTCTCTCAAGTTACGTTAGAATGCAAAGCTGAAGGCAATCCCCCGCCCTCTTACACCTGGTACCACAAGTAAGTTACTTCACTctaacaaaatattacaaacttGTATACTTTATAGTTCTTGAAACAAAGTTCTTCGCCGTGCTCACTTTTTTACTCTAGTCGATTCAAGATATCCACTGAGAAGAAGAATCCACTAAAAGAAGTGTGTAATGTTTTCCATATTAACAaaatgaacttatttttttccagCCCAGCGTCATCAGCCCGTATCAACTCACTTCAAGACGGCGCGTACCCGATCTCGGTGACCCCTCAACTGCAGCTACATAATGTGTCATACGACCAGCATGGACGGTACACCTGTGTCGCTACCAATCAGATTGGATTGGAAGATAGGTGAGATATTCCTTTGATATCTTATtatgacctcctgtagcctccTTTACCTTTGCATAACATGACATTGAACCAGTTCCTTAGCATCTTCGTCTTCTTTTTAAATAGAATGGAATCATTGAAATAATAGGGGCGTATGAGACTATGCATCTCCTCTGAACTATTTGGACATAACCTAACTTTAGTACGTCTGTTTCAGATCTCAGCAATCAGAAGCAGTAACCCTGAACGTGCTAGGCCCACCAGTGGGCGCCCAATCCGGTGCTGCCCACGCGTGGAGCGGCGGCGAGGCGCGCGTGTGGGCCGCCGTGTGCGCCgacccgccgccgcgccgcgccgcctggCTGTGGGGCAGTCTGCGCCTCGACGTGCCCAGTCAGATCGGTATGTGACGTCACACTGTGCTCGTTAGTCTGTGCCCGCACGCGTGTGGGCCGCCGTGTGCGCCgacccgccgccgcgccgcctggCTGTGGGGCAGTCTGCGCCTCGACGTGCCCAGTCAGATCGGTATGTGACGTCACACTGTGCTCGTTAGTCTGTGCCCGCACGCGTGTGGGCCGCCGTGTGCGCCgacccgccgccgcgccgcgccgcctggCTGTGGGGCAGTCTGCGCCTCGACGTGCCCAGTCAGATCGGTATGTGACGTCACACTGTGCTCGTTAGTCTGGGCTCGCACGCGTGTGGGCCGCCGTGTGCGCCgacccgccgccgcgccgcgccgcctggCTGTGGGGCAGTCTGCGCCTCGACGTGCCCAGTCAGATCGGTATGTGACGTCACACTGTGCTCGTTAGTCTGTGCCCGCACGCGTGTGGGCCGCCGTGCGCCgacccgccgccgcgccgcgccgcctggCTGTGGGGCAGTCTGCGCCTCGACGTGCCCAGTCAGATCGGTATGTGACGTCACACTGTGCTCGTTAGTCTGGGCTCGCACGCGAGGAGCGGCGGCGAGGCGCGCGCATACGTTACATATAGTCTGGAGTCCACCTTCTCTCTTCCTCTGCCTTGTTACCAACGAGCCCGGTCTTCAGTTTATCTTCCTTATCCGAGAATCAATCAACGAGCTCCAGTTCTACGCGTCCTTAACCCACTGCAACTACTGCAAGCCTAAACATTTGACCTCTAAAATAAATCAACGACTTTGTTCTTTAAAGAAATTCTAATCTAAGTTGTTCCTCATTAAAGCCGATATTCTTTTGTTCGCATATAAAACTTCCTTCTTCTTCTCAGGTCGCTACCGCACTTTAGAGCCAGCGATGGACGGCGGCTGCTACCGCTACACTCTCCTCATCTCCAACACGGGCATGTCGGACGCGAGAGTCTACGTGCTGCACGTAGAGAATGAGAGGGGATTCTCTTCTCATGCCGTCACTCTTACTGTGCATGGTGAGTTTAGCATCAGATATTGCAATAGGATATATAATATAGAATTGTTATTATAAGTAGAAACTTGATCTTATTTTGAACAATGAAGTTTTAGGGGGAACGAAGAAGTTTTTCTGGGAGGTTAAGAAATATGGAAAGCTTCTATTtctaggtttatttattttgacttaaACTTTTAGGAGGTTATTATAATCTTCTCTACCTGATTGTTTATGATTAAAAAACTAGATTAAGCTACCCTTACGCATGACAGCATGAAAACTTAGAAGATACGTagcattacattttatttttatgaatgctTGATTTATCGCACCACGTGTCTACAatgtttaaaaagtatattttccacatttagaaaatatatttttataacttttctactgaagtaaataaatgataCTAAGCAATTCCTAGATTACGTTGGATgtttataatgttgttttaatttatttcacaatgCTGCCTTTTGCAAGCTCTTCTAAAGCAATATCTTTAAatttttattccatattttACACAGCATGACCTACTACAACCCCTGTAACCTATACCAGTGCCTGTATGCATGTGATAACGCGCCAATAATTTTGTTCACGCAGATAATTTTTCGCTAACAGAGACTGCGCACGTGGCGCCTCTGATTGCGGCGGCACTCGTCATCGCCGCGTTACTCGTCATCGTGCTGTGTTTGATACTGCGATGTAGGAGACGGAGAGGTATGTTTTGCTATATTAGTTATACCTTTTATGTAGAATCTTcccctatacatatatacaggCTATCAATTGACCCTTACTGACCCTAACCCATCATTTATGTGCCAGGGCTGCcgtaacttttttgaaaaatgtcgATAGCAAATGTCGATAACTGCGTTTGCAGTTCGTTCGCAATAAGCATTGCAGAGTTAATAAAAAATGCGATGTTCTAATAAGTGATTTCTATTTTTTCTTACAGAAACTGTGGAATATAAGACTGAAGATTTAGATAGGTAAGTTTGTTTGTCTACGGATcggtatttacttttttttttcaaagaaattaaatcCACGAAACTACAGTTGACTTTGAATGTTTGCGTCACTGTCCAATCCAGTATTAAAATTCTTAAGTTTTAGAATAGTTGCATTACAGCctctttttattgtttttcaactTTAAAATCCTGAGCAGtcaataacatcaactttatcACAAAATTCATACTCCAACTCAATCAACAGCGAAAAGGCAGCGTTACCAGCGGACGCGGTGTACACGCCGCGCGAggcgccgcgcgccgccacAGGGTCCGTGCTGGGCACTACGGGTCCCCCGGCAGGGGCCGGCACAGGCGCGCGCTACTCGCCGGGCGCGCTGCAGGTGCGGCGCGCGGCCGTGGTGCTGCAGCCCCCCACCACCGTGTGACCATCGCGCACAGGTGTGAATGCACGCATGTTACTAACAATACCTACTACTCATTACGTACATACCTAATATATACGTTACAAATTATATCGTGAGTCTGAAGTTCTCAAAATTAAGGTCAAAAGCGTTACTCAAATTATAGTAACGTTTATAACTAAATTACTGTTTTTTCAGGTTAAGTATTATAAGGGAAAACACTCAACTTTTCTTTGAAGTTATGACTGAAAACATAAACTGTGATTAATGAACTTTCCAGTAACACAGATGTCTATTATTAGGTACTGAACtttcattgaaaatattattcttttcgagagattattattgttttgttttcaaaattctacattgaaataaattaatatctgcGAATATTCTAGCTACACAGCCAAAATTATCTTCTACTATTTCATCTCCCTTTGAcgtaattttacaaataaagttttaattattcacTGAAATAGAAACAAAGCTCCCTAAATCGGTTCATACGTTGAAAATTGATTAACAGTCTTTGAAATCGAGATTATCCAGGTTAAAATCCAATTAAACTCTCCGGCCGAAATACTTCAGACTCACCAGTTATTTCAAGTACACTTTACAGTGATATCCTACTATCCACCCTGTGATATAAGAGACCTATTAGAACACCTGAATGATACTGCATAGTTTATATAGACAGATCATTATATGAGTTAGGGCCTTTAAGGGCTTATTCTTTCATATCAGAACCACACCACGTTGTCGGGCATATATTTCGTATTCAAAATGAATAGGACTATCCACAAGTTATCACTGCTAAAAAGGTATTTTGTAGTTGCGACGTGATGCGGTTGTACTTGTGACAACTTAGCGCTCAAGTTATCACTAAGTACATAAAGCTCATTCAAGTTAATAGCCTAAGCTCTGACTTAATGATCTTAGGAACTTTGTTCTCTAGTCTGTCTATCTATCTGGctgtacataagagagttacCTATGTGTAATATCAATTTGAgacattcattaaataaaattgagatcctcaataacattataaataaaggaTAATAAAGGGAAATGTGTATCCTTATTTGCAGGCCTAATATTTTGAATAgcttaaataaaaccatttatatTCCTCCCATCATTAAATTCATAAACAAATCCATTAAACTTGGTTATGGAGGGATACGTTTGTGAGGTTCAATTTGCTAAACTAAGGGTGTGTTCATACAAAGCGTCTACGGCGTCTAAGGCAATAAAGTCTCGAAAAACTCATCATAGTAATAAGCTGTAAATCTCTTACTTTATGGCTTAACCAATTCAATCACTGACCACATTGAAATAAAGACGAAAGTAATCAATCTTTCTACTTGACTGCTTTTACGCTTAGTATGGATACGCCCCACCACGATAAGTTTGATATTGGATTTTCCGCACCATTAGATAACGCTATAGATAAGGCATGTCATACATTATCCTCAGCTCCCAAATTAATTAGGACTTCACACACACTGATAAAATTACACGAAAACCTGTGTTCgagataaaatttatttatgttccgGGAACCGTTCGTAGACATGACAAGATACGGCGCATTGAAggatctaaaaataatttatctatcgATAACTAATTTTGGGAAATTTCATTTCCCCGATTCcgatagataaattattttttattaatattatgagcACTACGTTATAGAGTCCTCCCTTTTGACATAAACGGGAATCCAAACCCTGATTTGTTTAACTCGGAGAATTTATTAGTCATAGTATTCAAGGAcccatcaatcaatcaatcgagTTGTGCATCTCAGGAATTAAAACACCGATTGGAAAAGTTCTTTTActgttaggtagcccatttccCAAGAGGCTTTTTTATCGGGGTGCGCGAAGAATTTTCCAAGGGATAGCGGGacatacataaacatttttctGCTGCAATATACCTATCGCATGCAATACGTTTGTAATCGTATCGATTTCAATATTATCATGGTCATTATTAATGAGCTCGTCTGTTTTTAATATGAACTCTGATGCCTGTTTTTCTCGTACAAATATAGGCAGTTTATCTCTTTGtaaaaactgattttttttttatttatttaaaattagttctTAGTTCACTATTGTAACCAAAACACTCTTAGAACACATCAAATCAAAGTAAATTTTTCATCAATGTAAAATTTTACTTCagcttatttacatacatatatgccACTTTATTTCGATTCTTCTAAAAAACATCCTAATTCAAGGATGTCCGATTAAATCgttggtgaacttgggccaTAATATTTCCAAAACGACGACCATGTTTGTTTTAACCGTTTAATTTGTTTACGTCTGATACATATTGTGACCTCATGGTGAACATGAATGTGCTAGTACCGAAACCCCGTTCCTATGAAATTTGACGAAtcacgtcatttgtttttatacgtCATTTGTATATCCGATAATAATAAAGTAGAACTATAACGTCAGTATAAccacggaagaaggaaagatagcggataTGACTTggggaaggtaggtcaggcgctttcttgtaggtcgAGCAACATACGTTAGGCGGGATCAGTCGCTAGACGTACCTAGGGTTCCCTGCCAAATCAATGCCTATCTGTCAAAAATAGGTGATcttactttgaaaataattgtCGGGTTTCCTAGAAGGCTTGAAAGGACGGAGCTACTAATGTTAAAGCTCGTcccttaggagattttgcgttatgacatctctgttACCTATTCATTATGTTCTCCATGACTATAACCAAaaggaaaatatgtaattttgtcTAATAAAAATTTGATGATGTAAAGTACTTACCAGCTGTTTATCCGCGGtctcacccacgtcccgtgggtaCGCCGCGCCGCCAACATCCAGATTATTCTTATTACCTGCTCATACATTAATATGACTAGTACCGGATTATAGGCAAAATATCTAAATTGAGTTTGCAAATGATCCTCGAGGATAATGTACAAAAGAagtagtgaaagaattttcgaaGTCGGTTCAGTGTTTTCGG harbors:
- the LOC110383715 gene encoding hemicentin-1, whose amino-acid sequence is MKLRWNFLVHLFVLFVFATCVDAVQRFIEMPTYTEVNPGEDALLKCRISDKKGVCSWQKDNKPVGIYRGKYEWANENSPVGGDCSLWVRAATLQLDDGQWQCQVTASNYDVQDALSSPPAALAVRVPPQSPRILFNGSHVMPGQNITVPAGNRATVVCEARYGNPPAYIEWYLEKERLTAWSQTNASEVERPRVWAARSVLELGATRSAHGRQLACRAHHPSYPSPYYRDSYTMLDVTFVPVVSIIGGDASTLANLEEGSSALTLECRADGNPSPYVWWTKNGQVIATNGAKLILAPVSRNHSGIYGCQARNSLGTSDSVKIEIDIKYPPRVTWVGPDTVVEANLFSQVTLECKAEGNPPPSYTWYHNPASSARINSLQDGAYPISVTPQLQLHNVSYDQHGRYTCVATNQIGLEDRSQQSEAVTLNVLGPPVGAQSGAAHAWSGGEARVWAAVCADPPPRRAAWLWGSLRLDVPSQIGRYRTLEPAMDGGCYRYTLLISNTGMSDARVYVLHVENERGFSSHAVTLTVHDNFSLTETAHVAPLIAAALVIAALLVIVLCLILRCRRRRETVEYKTEDLDSEKAALPADAVYTPREAPRAATGSVLGTTGPPAGAGTGARYSPGALQVRRAAVVLQPPTTV